The sequence below is a genomic window from Pseudomonadota bacterium.
CCTTTTTCCCGAAACATCGCGTGAAAGCGCAAAACCGGTTCAAAATGATTCGTCGTGTTATCGATAATGATTTTTCCACCAGGATCCCCCGACAAAAGGCCCTTCTCTCCCTGGGCAACCTCTGCAACTGCCGCACTGTCAAAGAGGCATAGGAACACTATGTTCGTCTGAGATATGAGCTCGGCAGGATTCTCAGCCCATTCTGCTTCCAGGTCCTGCGCCTTTTCTTTCGTTCTGTTCCAAACGGTAAGTTTAACACCTTCAGAAACCAGCCGTTTTGCAATAGTTTTTCCGAGAGTACCAAGACCTATAAACCCTGCTTTCATCGTTCTGCCTCCACGGTTTATAATTATAGCAATATACTATCACAGTTGAACAAGCATTTACACTTTATCGATATTATTGTAAATATGCTCACAAAACCACCTTTTTCTTTGTGCAATGAAAAGGACCATCCTTTTATCTTCCACGCTTGCCGCTATGTACGTTTTGTAGTGTCGATGCTTCCTTCTATGGAAAGAAGCATCTTTTTGATGTGGATACCTGAAGAAAATCCGCCGATGTTTCCGTCTTGTCTGATTACACGGTGGCAGGGTATTATGATGGGGATGGGGTTTCTCCCTACTGCCTGTCCCACCGCCCGGGAGGCACTCGGGTATCCGAGGCGCTTTCCTATCCACCCATAGCTCCTCAACTCGCCGTACGGAATATTCATCAATTCTTTAAGAACTTTTTGAGTGAAGGGCCTGAGGCCTGAAATATCAATTTCTGCACGAAGCTCAACCTTCTCACCTTTGAAATACCGGTCGAGATCTTTCCATATATCCCCGAAGGGCTTCTCTGAGTCAACACTTCCCGGATAAGCCGCGGCAAACTCCTTCTTGATGCGGTGAGGCTCTCCTGCCATTATATCAAGCCGAAAGAGTCGGCCATTTCTGGCCACAAGAAGTATATAGCCCAATGATGATTCCTGAATATTATATTCAATCAAATCCAATTTGACATGTCCTCCCTGGAGTCATAGAATGTATGCCTGAAAAGTCTCATATGAAAGTATATTGACCAAGATTACCACAACAGGAGAAAAAAATGGAAGGATATATAAAATTTCTCGGCACCGGCGGGGCAC
It includes:
- a CDS encoding methylated-DNA--[protein]-cysteine S-methyltransferase; the encoded protein is MDLIEYNIQESSLGYILLVARNGRLFRLDIMAGEPHRIKKEFAAAYPGSVDSEKPFGDIWKDLDRYFKGEKVELRAEIDISGLRPFTQKVLKELMNIPYGELRSYGWIGKRLGYPSASRAVGQAVGRNPIPIIIPCHRVIRQDGNIGGFSSGIHIKKMLLSIEGSIDTTKRT